A genome region from bacterium includes the following:
- a CDS encoding response regulator: MDALTVTGSPGFARPGARSQETPMELKARLLVVDDNPDNLFTLEQVINQFFPSCSVIPARGAKQGLALAAVEEVDGALIDVQMPEMDGIEMCRRLKTHERTSRIPVILITAHKSNPALRAEGLEAGANDFIARPVDNLELSARIRVMLRHRLADEEVHRVNQHLEELVERRTRQLKEAVEAAEAANRAKSDFLAQMSHEIRTPMNGVIGMTELALMEELPPKAAQYLGLVKRSAKALLDIINDILDFSKIEAGMVELHNEDFDLTEKLGLVFSTIGAVASQKGLALNNTVAPEVPERVHGDWGRLSQVLINILGNAVKFTETGSVTVQVGLDSSRPEDRYRLLFEVRDTGIGIPPEKLDRIFEAFYQCGGSHHAHHGGTGLGLNISRQLVTLMGGGIRAQSAPGAGSVFSFTVEFGEARTKSPLRELYVRRKRQKPAPMRILLAEDEPVNQIVGRDLLELEGHTVVVAEDGFKALEALSREAFDVVLMDVKMPGLNGLEATRKIREGSCGETLQNITVVALTAHATQDYRERFIEAGMDDCVTKPIDVEELYRVLFEVAEKKTAKT, translated from the coding sequence ATGGATGCGCTAACAGTTACCGGCTCCCCGGGGTTTGCCCGGCCCGGAGCCCGATCGCAGGAAACCCCGATGGAACTTAAAGCCAGGCTTCTGGTGGTGGACGACAACCCCGACAACCTCTTCACTCTGGAGCAGGTCATCAACCAGTTCTTCCCCTCATGCTCGGTGATACCCGCGCGGGGTGCGAAGCAGGGGCTGGCGCTGGCCGCCGTGGAAGAGGTGGATGGGGCGCTTATCGACGTCCAGATGCCGGAGATGGACGGCATAGAGATGTGCCGGAGGCTCAAAACTCACGAGCGCACCTCCCGTATCCCCGTTATCCTCATAACCGCCCACAAGTCCAATCCCGCGTTGCGCGCCGAGGGGCTGGAGGCGGGAGCGAACGACTTCATCGCGAGGCCGGTGGACAACCTCGAACTGTCCGCCCGGATCCGGGTCATGCTTCGCCACCGCCTCGCCGACGAAGAGGTGCACAGGGTCAACCAGCACCTGGAAGAGCTGGTGGAAAGACGCACCCGCCAGCTCAAGGAGGCGGTGGAGGCCGCCGAGGCCGCCAACCGGGCGAAGAGCGATTTTCTGGCGCAGATGAGCCACGAGATACGCACGCCTATGAACGGCGTCATCGGCATGACCGAGCTTGCGCTGATGGAAGAGCTCCCTCCGAAGGCCGCCCAGTACCTCGGCCTCGTAAAGCGCTCCGCCAAGGCCCTTCTGGACATAATCAACGACATTCTCGATTTTTCAAAGATAGAAGCGGGCATGGTCGAGCTTCACAACGAGGATTTCGACCTTACGGAAAAACTCGGACTGGTCTTCTCGACGATCGGAGCCGTGGCCTCCCAGAAGGGGCTTGCGCTAAACAACACCGTCGCACCCGAGGTCCCGGAGAGGGTTCACGGCGACTGGGGCAGGCTGAGCCAGGTGCTGATCAACATCCTCGGAAACGCGGTAAAATTCACTGAAACCGGCTCGGTGACGGTGCAGGTAGGGCTGGACTCCTCACGCCCGGAGGATCGCTATCGGCTCCTGTTCGAGGTCAGGGACACAGGCATCGGCATCCCCCCCGAAAAGCTGGACAGAATATTTGAAGCCTTTTACCAGTGCGGCGGCTCGCACCACGCCCACCACGGCGGCACCGGCCTCGGGCTCAACATCTCGCGGCAGCTCGTAACCCTCATGGGGGGCGGCATCAGGGCACAGAGCGCTCCCGGAGCCGGCAGCGTCTTTTCCTTCACCGTTGAATTCGGCGAAGCCAGAACCAAAAGTCCGCTACGGGAGCTGTACGTCAGGCGAAAGAGGCAAAAACCCGCCCCGATGCGGATACTTCTCGCCGAGGACGAGCCGGTGAACCAGATCGTAGGCCGAGACCTGTTAGAGCTGGAAGGTCATACCGTAGTCGTCGCCGAAGACGGCTTCAAGGCGCTGGAGGCCCTCTCCCGCGAGGCCTTTGACGTGGTGCTGATGGACGTGAAGATGCCGGGGCTCAACGGCCTTGAGGCCACGCGGAAAATCCGCGAGGGAAGCTGCGGGGAGACCCTGCAAAACATCACCGTCGTCGCCCTGACCGCCCACGCCACGCAGGATTACCGCGAGCGCTTTATTGAGGCCGGGATGGACGACTGCGTAACCAAGCCCATCGACGTGGAAGAACTCTATCGGGTGCTCTTCGAGGTGGCGGAAAAAAAGACGGCCAAAACCTGA